In the genome of Microbacterium endophyticum, one region contains:
- a CDS encoding 3-hydroxyacyl-CoA dehydrogenase NAD-binding domain-containing protein, whose translation MMTYDDIDFTPLNALTEGEVVTHSISRDVTLASGRKLALITLDNGRDHTRPNTLGPATLAELGERLDEMKTRAAAGEIDAVAITGKQYILAAGADLSDISRVGSKENARLVAQRGHQVLSKLSTLGVPSFVFVNGLALGGGLEIALHATYRTVDASAAAIALPEVFLGIIPGWGGAYLLPNLIGIEKALDVVVSNPLKQNRTLKPAAAYELGIVDAIFPAANYLEDSLRWADAVLTGATKVNRKNVPGKFERITKWPIAIKMARTMLESRIGTVPRSPYVALDLLDAAKSGTPDEGFAREDEALADLISGDQFAASMYAFDLVQKRAKRPVGAPDKSLAKKVSKVGIIGAGLMASQFALLFVRKLQVPVLITDLDQSRVDKGVESIHGEISKLEQKGRLDGDTANRLRDLVRGTTDKSEYADCDFVIEAVFEEVGVKQAVFGEIERIIAPDAILATNTSSLSVEEIGSKLEHPERLVGFHFFNPVAVMPLIEIVNTPLANDAALSTAFVVARGLGKNAVLTADAPGFVVNRLLAKVMGEAARAVYEGTPLLTVEKAFGPLGLPMTPFQLIDLVGWKVAAHVQDTMASAFPDRFFSSENLHELAALERVVEKDKNGKVTGWTKPAEKVLKGNVGTTPATAEEILSRVQDGLAREIKTMLDEGVVPEVEDIDLCLILGAAWPFIDGGASPYLDREGASERVFSDTFHHPPIVGFSS comes from the coding sequence ATGATGACCTACGACGACATCGACTTCACTCCTCTCAATGCTCTGACGGAGGGCGAAGTAGTCACGCATTCAATATCCCGTGATGTGACACTGGCATCGGGACGAAAGCTTGCTCTCATCACGCTCGATAATGGCCGAGATCACACACGTCCAAATACCCTTGGTCCCGCGACTCTCGCCGAGTTGGGCGAGAGGCTCGACGAGATGAAGACCCGGGCCGCTGCTGGCGAGATTGATGCTGTTGCGATCACGGGAAAGCAGTACATCCTTGCTGCCGGTGCGGATCTCAGCGACATCTCGCGGGTCGGTTCGAAAGAGAATGCCCGCCTTGTTGCGCAACGCGGTCACCAGGTACTGTCCAAGCTGAGCACGCTCGGCGTTCCGAGTTTCGTCTTCGTCAATGGTCTTGCTCTCGGCGGCGGTCTCGAGATCGCGCTCCATGCGACGTACCGAACAGTCGACGCCTCAGCTGCGGCGATTGCGCTCCCAGAGGTGTTCCTTGGAATTATCCCCGGTTGGGGAGGCGCCTACTTGCTTCCGAATTTGATTGGTATCGAGAAAGCTCTCGATGTGGTCGTCTCCAACCCACTGAAGCAGAACCGAACGCTGAAGCCCGCTGCCGCGTACGAGCTTGGGATCGTGGACGCTATTTTTCCGGCAGCGAACTACCTCGAAGACTCTCTCCGTTGGGCCGACGCTGTATTAACAGGCGCGACCAAGGTCAACCGCAAGAACGTGCCCGGGAAGTTCGAGCGGATCACGAAATGGCCGATTGCCATCAAGATGGCGCGAACTATGCTCGAGAGTCGCATCGGCACTGTCCCTCGCTCCCCCTATGTTGCGCTCGATTTACTCGATGCAGCAAAAAGCGGGACTCCGGATGAAGGATTCGCGCGCGAGGATGAAGCACTTGCGGATCTGATATCCGGAGACCAGTTCGCGGCGTCTATGTACGCTTTCGACCTAGTCCAGAAGCGGGCCAAGCGACCTGTGGGTGCACCGGACAAGTCCCTGGCAAAGAAGGTGTCAAAAGTTGGCATTATCGGAGCAGGCCTCATGGCAAGCCAATTTGCGCTGCTTTTCGTCCGCAAGCTTCAGGTGCCGGTCCTCATCACTGATCTCGACCAATCCCGCGTCGACAAGGGGGTTGAGTCGATACATGGCGAGATTTCCAAGCTCGAGCAAAAGGGTCGACTCGACGGCGACACCGCCAATCGATTGCGCGACCTGGTTCGAGGCACCACAGACAAAAGCGAATACGCCGATTGTGACTTCGTTATCGAGGCGGTTTTCGAAGAGGTGGGCGTCAAACAGGCGGTCTTCGGAGAGATCGAACGAATCATCGCGCCTGACGCGATTTTGGCAACGAACACTTCGTCGCTGTCGGTGGAAGAGATCGGCTCCAAGTTAGAACACCCCGAACGTCTCGTCGGATTCCACTTCTTCAATCCGGTCGCAGTCATGCCATTGATCGAGATCGTCAACACCCCGCTCGCGAATGACGCCGCCCTGTCGACTGCGTTCGTCGTGGCTCGCGGATTGGGTAAAAACGCCGTGTTGACCGCGGATGCTCCCGGGTTCGTTGTCAATAGATTGCTTGCGAAGGTCATGGGAGAGGCCGCTCGTGCCGTTTACGAGGGCACACCATTGTTGACAGTTGAGAAAGCGTTCGGCCCGCTGGGACTGCCGATGACGCCGTTCCAGCTCATCGACCTCGTGGGGTGGAAAGTGGCAGCGCACGTGCAGGACACGATGGCATCAGCATTCCCCGACCGATTCTTCTCGTCCGAAAACCTCCACGAGTTGGCGGCCCTCGAGCGCGTTGTCGAAAAAGACAAGAATGGCAAAGTCACGGGGTGGACCAAACCCGCTGAGAAGGTCTTGAAGGGCAACGTGGGTACGACTCCTGCGACAGCGGAAGAAATCCTCTCTCGCGTGCAGGATGGCCTCGCGCGTGAGATCAAAACCATGCTTGATGAGGGCGTCGTGCCGGAGGTAGAAGACATTGATCTTTGCCTGATTCTGGGCGCCGCGTGGCCCTTCATCGACGGTGGTGCATCGCCCTACCTCGACAGGGAGGGCGCGTCGGAGCGTGTTTTCTCAGATACATTCCATCACCCTCCCATTGTCGGGTTCAGCTCCTAA
- the dxs gene encoding 1-deoxy-D-xylulose-5-phosphate synthase, translating into MAILPTIRSPRDLDYLSEPQLIELAQEIREFLIENVARTGGHLGPNLGVVELTIAMHRVFDSPKDPMIFDTGHQSYVHKMLTGRQDFSNLRTREGLAGYPQRSESIHDVVESSHASSSLSWADGISRALSRTGRRDRHVIAMVGDGALTGGMTWEALNNISDDNDRNLVIIVNDNGRSYAPTIGGMARYLNRVRTADTYRELRHRSDTMSRRLGPAGRALYRGLRGGMHGFLSRFTNNEALYSNLDIKYLGPVDGHDLPGMIETLRLAKDYGAPVIVHAITEKGRGYEPARNDEADQFHAVGRIDPVTGEAIGGGGGSSWTDVFAAELPEIAAERDDVIAITAAMLRPTGLQLFAERYPDRVLDVGIAEQHAVTSAAGLAFGGLHPVVALYATFINRAFDQVLMDVALHRAGVTFVLDRAGVTGPDGPSHHGIWDLAMLQIVPGIRIAVPRDAARVREELREAVEVNDAPTVLRFPKGSVGEEIPAIERLEDGVDVLARSKTRDVLVIGIGPMAHVAVDVARRLEAQGIGATVVDPRWVIPVQPSLVELSAQHRLVITIEDGIRVGGIGTRIRQVLREAGVDTAVDELGVPDEFIAHASREQILDDAGLTAAKIAQDVVAQVLGTRIPVARQTNETAPIWMADEAKSNARDDA; encoded by the coding sequence ATGGCGATTCTTCCTACGATCCGCAGTCCCCGCGATCTCGACTATCTTTCCGAGCCCCAACTCATTGAGCTCGCGCAAGAGATCCGTGAGTTCTTGATTGAAAACGTCGCGCGGACAGGTGGTCACCTCGGGCCGAATCTCGGCGTCGTTGAATTGACGATAGCGATGCATCGCGTTTTCGATTCACCGAAAGACCCGATGATTTTTGACACCGGCCACCAGTCGTATGTACACAAGATGCTTACTGGCCGCCAGGACTTTTCGAACCTACGCACACGCGAAGGTCTCGCGGGGTACCCGCAGCGGTCAGAGAGTATCCACGATGTTGTGGAGTCCTCGCACGCTTCGAGCTCACTGAGTTGGGCCGACGGAATTTCTCGAGCGCTATCGCGGACGGGCCGGCGCGATCGGCACGTTATCGCTATGGTCGGCGACGGCGCGCTCACCGGGGGAATGACCTGGGAAGCGCTGAACAACATTTCCGATGACAACGACCGCAACCTCGTCATTATCGTTAACGACAACGGTCGGTCTTACGCCCCTACGATCGGCGGAATGGCTCGGTATCTCAACCGCGTGCGGACCGCCGACACGTATCGCGAATTGCGGCACCGTTCCGACACGATGTCGCGGCGACTCGGGCCGGCTGGACGCGCGCTTTACCGCGGCCTCCGCGGCGGAATGCACGGATTTCTCTCCCGATTCACGAATAACGAAGCACTGTACTCGAACCTGGACATCAAGTACCTCGGGCCAGTCGATGGGCATGATCTACCAGGAATGATCGAAACCCTGCGCCTCGCGAAAGACTACGGCGCACCGGTGATTGTGCACGCGATTACCGAGAAGGGCCGCGGCTACGAACCTGCAAGAAACGACGAAGCCGATCAATTCCATGCTGTCGGACGCATCGACCCCGTCACTGGCGAAGCGATCGGCGGCGGCGGCGGTAGCTCCTGGACCGACGTATTCGCGGCGGAACTCCCTGAAATTGCCGCGGAACGTGATGACGTTATTGCCATTACAGCAGCGATGCTTCGACCCACGGGCCTCCAACTATTCGCGGAAAGATATCCGGACCGCGTGCTCGACGTCGGCATCGCGGAGCAGCACGCTGTCACGTCAGCGGCAGGACTAGCCTTTGGTGGTCTGCATCCTGTAGTGGCGCTCTATGCGACATTTATCAACCGCGCGTTTGACCAGGTGCTAATGGATGTTGCGTTGCACCGCGCCGGAGTGACTTTCGTTCTCGATCGTGCCGGAGTGACGGGTCCAGACGGTCCGAGTCATCACGGGATCTGGGACCTCGCGATGCTCCAGATCGTTCCAGGCATCCGAATTGCCGTGCCACGGGATGCTGCGCGCGTTCGTGAAGAATTGCGCGAAGCAGTGGAAGTGAACGATGCGCCCACGGTGCTGCGGTTTCCCAAAGGCAGCGTTGGCGAGGAAATTCCTGCCATTGAGCGTCTGGAAGATGGCGTCGATGTCTTGGCCCGAAGCAAGACTAGGGACGTCCTTGTCATCGGTATCGGCCCGATGGCTCACGTAGCCGTCGACGTCGCCCGGCGGCTAGAAGCCCAGGGTATCGGCGCGACTGTCGTTGACCCGCGGTGGGTGATTCCAGTTCAACCCTCGTTGGTAGAACTGTCCGCGCAGCATCGCCTCGTCATCACTATCGAAGACGGCATCCGGGTGGGAGGCATAGGTACCCGCATCAGACAGGTTCTCCGAGAGGCGGGGGTCGACACGGCCGTTGACGAGTTGGGAGTCCCAGACGAGTTCATCGCGCACGCGAGCCGCGAACAGATCTTGGATGACGCCGGCCTCACTGCTGCCAAGATCGCTCAAGACGTTGTAGCGCAGGTACTAGGGACTCGAATTCCGGTGGCGCGCCAAACAAATGAGACGGCGCCGATTTGGATGGCCGACGAAGCGAAGTCCAACGCTAGAGACGACGCTTAA
- the acnA gene encoding aconitate hydratase AcnA — protein sequence MSTVDSFGAKSTLTVGSTDYEIFRIDKVPGYEKLPFSLKVLLENLLRTEDGANVTKAQIEALGSWDAGAEPDTEIQFSPARVVMQDFTGVPCIVDLATMREAVAELGGDPTKINPLSPAEMVIDHSVIADLFGSENALERNVEIEYQRNGERYQFLRWGQTAFDDFKVVPPGTGIVHQVNIEHLAKVTYDREVGGVLRAYPDTCVGTDSHTTMVNGLGVLGWGVGGIEAEAAMLGQPVSMLIPRVVGFKLTGSIPAGVTATDVVLTITDMLRQHGVVGKFVEFYGEGVASVPLANRATIGNMSPEFGSTAAMFPIDSVTVDYLRLTGRSEQTLALVEAYAKQQSLWHNSDHEPTFSEYMELDLSTVVPSIAGPKRPQDRIELSRSKEQFESDLQNYAQVEQDLVDLEGSESFPASDPPGNSPEDTGNTHDYHSHSHAPESVSKPTSVTLADGQSFTLDHGAVTIAAITSCTNTSNPSVMLAAGLLARNAVKKGLKAKPWVKTTLAPGSKVVTDYYEKAGLTKDLEDLGFFTVGYGCTTCIGNSGPLIEEVSAAINDNDLAVTAVLSGNRNFEGRINPDVKMNYLASPPLVIAYSLAGSMNFDFEADPLGTDSDGNDVFLADIWPDAAEVQATIDSSINKEMFDTQYASVFEGDDRWKNLPTPTGNVFEWDAESTYVRKPPYFDGMTMELTPVSDITGARVMATLLDSVTTDHISPAGNIKVDSPAGHYLAEHGVERKDFNSYGSRRGNHEVMIRGTFANIRLKNQLVRSVNDGAEVEGGYTRDFTQAGGPQSFIYDASQHYQEQGTPLVIFGGKEYGSGSSRDWAAKGTSLLGVKAVITESFERIHRSNLIGMGVVPLQFPAGESWASLGLDGTEIVSIAGLEQLNEGTTPKTVKVTATPSEFSDAGKATVEFDAIVRIDTPGEADYYRNGGILQYVLRSLV from the coding sequence GTGTCCACTGTTGACAGCTTCGGTGCAAAAAGCACCCTGACGGTCGGCAGCACCGACTACGAGATCTTCCGCATCGATAAGGTGCCGGGCTACGAAAAGCTTCCTTTCAGCCTCAAGGTGTTGCTGGAAAACTTGCTTCGCACCGAAGATGGGGCGAACGTCACGAAGGCGCAGATTGAAGCTCTGGGGTCTTGGGATGCAGGGGCCGAACCAGACACGGAGATTCAGTTTTCTCCGGCACGTGTCGTCATGCAGGACTTCACCGGCGTTCCCTGCATCGTAGACCTCGCGACCATGCGCGAGGCCGTCGCTGAACTCGGCGGCGACCCGACGAAGATCAACCCCCTCTCGCCAGCTGAAATGGTCATCGACCACTCGGTGATCGCGGATCTCTTCGGTAGCGAAAACGCACTTGAGCGAAACGTCGAGATCGAATACCAGCGCAATGGTGAGCGCTATCAGTTCTTGCGTTGGGGCCAGACAGCATTCGACGACTTCAAGGTTGTTCCTCCCGGAACCGGCATCGTGCACCAGGTCAACATCGAGCACCTGGCGAAGGTGACCTACGACCGCGAGGTCGGGGGAGTGCTTCGCGCATACCCCGACACGTGCGTTGGTACCGATTCACACACGACCATGGTCAACGGGCTCGGCGTTCTGGGCTGGGGCGTCGGTGGCATCGAGGCCGAAGCAGCAATGCTCGGCCAGCCAGTTTCGATGCTGATTCCTCGCGTTGTCGGCTTCAAGCTCACCGGTTCAATTCCCGCGGGCGTTACCGCGACTGACGTGGTGCTCACGATCACCGACATGCTGCGTCAACATGGTGTCGTCGGAAAGTTCGTCGAGTTCTATGGCGAGGGAGTGGCATCCGTTCCCCTCGCAAACCGTGCAACCATCGGCAACATGAGCCCGGAGTTCGGTTCCACGGCGGCGATGTTCCCAATCGACTCCGTGACTGTCGATTACCTTCGCTTGACCGGCCGGAGCGAGCAGACACTTGCTCTAGTCGAGGCATATGCGAAGCAGCAGTCGCTATGGCACAACTCGGACCACGAGCCCACCTTCAGCGAATATATGGAGCTGGACCTCTCCACGGTGGTTCCATCGATTGCCGGACCGAAGCGTCCACAGGACCGCATCGAGCTTTCCCGCTCGAAGGAGCAGTTTGAGAGCGACCTGCAGAATTACGCTCAGGTGGAGCAGGATCTCGTAGATCTCGAGGGATCGGAGTCTTTCCCCGCATCGGACCCGCCCGGAAACAGCCCCGAAGATACCGGCAACACTCACGACTATCACTCACATTCGCACGCACCGGAGTCGGTCTCGAAGCCGACGAGCGTGACCCTCGCCGATGGTCAGTCGTTCACGCTCGACCATGGTGCGGTCACAATCGCTGCCATCACCTCGTGCACCAACACGTCCAACCCCTCGGTGATGCTCGCTGCCGGACTGCTCGCGCGCAACGCAGTGAAGAAGGGCTTGAAGGCGAAGCCCTGGGTCAAGACGACCCTCGCTCCCGGCTCAAAGGTGGTCACCGACTACTACGAGAAAGCCGGCCTCACAAAGGACCTCGAAGACCTTGGTTTCTTCACAGTCGGCTACGGCTGCACGACGTGTATCGGTAACTCCGGTCCGCTGATCGAAGAGGTCTCGGCGGCGATCAACGACAATGATCTCGCAGTGACTGCAGTGCTCTCGGGCAACCGAAACTTCGAGGGACGCATCAACCCCGACGTCAAGATGAACTATCTCGCGAGCCCGCCGCTCGTGATCGCATATTCGCTTGCCGGCTCGATGAACTTCGACTTCGAGGCTGACCCGCTCGGTACTGATTCAGACGGCAACGACGTTTTCTTGGCCGACATCTGGCCGGACGCCGCAGAAGTTCAAGCGACGATTGACTCATCCATCAACAAAGAGATGTTCGACACGCAGTACGCGAGCGTCTTCGAGGGTGACGATCGGTGGAAGAACCTCCCGACACCGACCGGCAATGTGTTCGAGTGGGATGCCGAGTCGACGTATGTGCGGAAGCCTCCGTACTTCGATGGCATGACCATGGAACTCACGCCAGTCAGCGACATCACAGGTGCGCGCGTCATGGCAACGCTGCTCGATTCGGTCACGACCGACCACATCAGCCCCGCGGGAAACATCAAAGTGGACAGTCCTGCTGGGCACTATCTGGCGGAGCACGGCGTCGAGCGTAAGGACTTCAACTCGTACGGTTCGCGTCGCGGTAATCACGAGGTCATGATCCGCGGTACGTTCGCGAACATTCGGCTGAAGAACCAGCTCGTTCGCTCGGTGAACGATGGCGCGGAAGTTGAGGGTGGGTACACGCGTGACTTCACCCAGGCCGGCGGCCCCCAGTCATTCATCTACGACGCCAGCCAGCACTACCAGGAGCAGGGCACACCGCTCGTCATCTTCGGAGGCAAAGAGTATGGTTCCGGGTCCTCTCGCGACTGGGCCGCTAAAGGTACAAGCCTTCTCGGTGTCAAGGCAGTCATCACCGAAAGCTTTGAACGTATCCACCGATCGAACCTCATCGGTATGGGAGTAGTGCCCCTGCAGTTCCCCGCCGGTGAATCATGGGCATCGCTCGGACTCGACGGCACTGAGATCGTCTCGATCGCGGGGCTCGAACAGCTCAATGAAGGTACGACGCCGAAGACAGTTAAGGTCACGGCTACTCCGAGTGAGTTCTCGGATGCAGGTAAGGCCACCGTGGAGTTTGATGCGATCGTTCGCATCGATACGCCCGGTGAGGCCGATTATTACCGCAACGGCGGCATTTTGCAGTACGTACTTCGCTCGCTCGTCTGA
- a CDS encoding DUF3159 domain-containing protein produces MSQQPSDGRESERPSSAAEIFGAALGGAARKAGLDPNDARSTPHVVWHAMGGWRGVVESVLPSLAFLLVYTVSTNLPLALGISVGTAVLFTIARFAQRQPPSAALGGLVAVAAAAALALFTGRAQDNFVPGLIINGLYASGLLISALVGWAIIGVAVGFLMGEGTAWRTDRRKRRVFFWLTIAWAGLFAARLAVQLPLYLAGNVAALGTLKLVMGLPLFAPLVALTWLTVRALYRSTPE; encoded by the coding sequence ATGAGCCAGCAGCCTTCGGACGGTCGCGAATCAGAGCGTCCCTCATCCGCCGCAGAAATTTTCGGCGCGGCCCTGGGGGGAGCCGCACGGAAAGCTGGCCTCGACCCGAACGACGCGCGCAGCACGCCGCACGTGGTGTGGCATGCCATGGGGGGTTGGCGTGGCGTTGTGGAATCCGTGCTCCCGTCGCTCGCTTTTCTTCTGGTTTACACGGTATCGACGAATCTTCCTCTGGCTCTCGGTATCTCGGTCGGGACCGCCGTCTTGTTTACGATCGCGCGTTTTGCGCAGCGCCAGCCTCCGAGTGCCGCGCTCGGGGGGCTTGTCGCTGTCGCGGCCGCCGCCGCGCTCGCGCTTTTCACCGGGCGCGCGCAAGACAACTTCGTCCCCGGCCTGATCATCAACGGCCTCTATGCCAGTGGGCTACTTATTTCCGCGCTCGTAGGCTGGGCGATCATTGGGGTTGCCGTTGGCTTCCTGATGGGCGAAGGCACCGCGTGGCGCACTGATAGACGGAAGCGTCGAGTTTTCTTCTGGCTGACGATCGCCTGGGCTGGATTGTTTGCAGCACGCCTCGCCGTGCAGTTACCCCTGTATCTCGCGGGCAACGTCGCCGCGCTCGGGACTTTGAAGCTGGTGATGGGATTACCGCTGTTCGCCCCACTGGTCGCACTTACTTGGCTCACCGTGCGCGCCCTCTATCGTTCTACTCCAGAGTGA
- a CDS encoding thiolase family protein — MAHIADVFFVDGMRTPFGRAGEKGMYWNTRADDLVVKTIIGVMERNPGVSPERVDDVAIAATSQTGDQGLTLGRSAAILAGLPMTVPGFAIDRMCAGAMTSVTTMAGSIGIGMYDIALAGGVEHMGRHPIGANADPNPRFVAERMVDPGALNMGVTAERIHDRFPHLTKARTDTFGMLSQQKAQAAYDAGKIQPDLVSVATKDADGAWGLATEDEGRRPETTLAGLATLKTPFRPHGRVTAGTASPLTDGATMGLLAGGQAVKELSLTPKMKLVSFAFAGVQPEIMGIGPIPSTEKALKKAGLSISDIGLFELNEAFAVQVISFLDHFGIADDDPRVNQWGGAIAVGHPLAASGVRLMIQLAAQFAERPDVRYGLTAMCVGLGQGGSVIWENPFFDGKKKK, encoded by the coding sequence GTGGCCCACATTGCAGACGTCTTTTTCGTCGATGGCATGAGAACACCGTTTGGACGCGCCGGCGAGAAGGGCATGTATTGGAACACCCGGGCCGATGACCTCGTCGTTAAGACGATCATTGGCGTGATGGAGCGAAATCCGGGCGTATCGCCCGAGCGCGTGGATGATGTAGCGATCGCTGCGACGAGCCAGACTGGCGATCAGGGCCTGACGCTCGGGCGATCAGCCGCGATTCTCGCTGGACTTCCTATGACAGTTCCAGGTTTCGCGATTGACCGCATGTGTGCGGGTGCGATGACGAGCGTGACGACGATGGCCGGGTCTATTGGCATCGGTATGTATGACATAGCTCTCGCCGGTGGCGTCGAGCACATGGGGCGTCATCCCATTGGCGCCAACGCTGACCCGAACCCGCGGTTCGTCGCGGAGCGGATGGTCGACCCTGGCGCGCTCAACATGGGAGTAACAGCGGAACGCATCCACGACCGCTTCCCGCACTTGACGAAGGCGCGCACTGACACTTTCGGAATGCTCAGCCAGCAGAAGGCGCAAGCCGCATACGACGCAGGCAAGATCCAGCCCGACCTGGTTTCAGTAGCAACGAAAGACGCAGACGGAGCTTGGGGGCTTGCGACCGAGGATGAGGGGCGACGGCCAGAAACGACTCTCGCGGGACTTGCGACGCTGAAAACGCCGTTTCGTCCGCACGGTCGTGTGACCGCGGGCACCGCGTCACCACTCACTGACGGCGCCACGATGGGACTACTTGCGGGGGGCCAGGCCGTAAAAGAGCTATCTCTGACACCCAAGATGAAGCTCGTCTCGTTCGCCTTCGCCGGAGTTCAACCCGAGATCATGGGCATTGGCCCCATTCCCTCGACAGAGAAAGCGCTGAAGAAGGCCGGACTCTCAATTTCCGACATTGGGCTGTTCGAGCTGAATGAGGCCTTCGCGGTACAGGTCATCTCGTTCCTCGATCACTTTGGCATCGCCGACGACGATCCCCGAGTGAATCAGTGGGGAGGCGCAATTGCGGTGGGGCATCCGCTCGCGGCTTCCGGGGTGCGCCTGATGATTCAGCTCGCTGCCCAGTTCGCAGAACGCCCCGATGTTCGCTACGGCCTCACTGCCATGTGCGTGGGCCTTGGTCAGGGCGGTTCGGTCATCTGGGAAAACCCGTTCTTTGACGGCAAGAAGAAGAAGTGA